In one Bradyrhizobium sp. 4 genomic region, the following are encoded:
- the ppc gene encoding phosphoenolpyruvate carboxylase, producing the protein MSLQTISSDTLDQRPNRPEDVLALEADARLRDDIRLLGRILGDTVRDQEGAELFDLVERIRQTSIRFHRDEDRLARRELEQILDSMSTSETVRIVRAFSYFSHLANIAEDQNNIRQMRANKGGGSGVLAETLAHARAAGIGADALRNFFKTALVSPVLTAHPTEVRRKSTMDREMEVAALLDRRERVALTADEADASDEQLRREVLTLWQTNLLRRTKLTVLDEVANGLSFYDYTFLREVPRLVNTLEDRLEEGGEQAAGELASFLRMGSWIGGDRDGNPFVTADVMRGTLRLQSSRVMQFYLNELHVLGSELSIAAHLADVSEELRTLAERSPDTSPHRSGEPYRLAVSGIYARLTATAEMLQVEITRRPVGKGAPYDSVGEFKADLDVLHRSLISNNAGVIARGRLRLLRRAVDCFGFHLARLDIRQNSAVHERTIAELMDAANPGMSYLALGEDARISLLTNELRSTRSLVSPFVKYSDETMGELNVFHAAAEAHAKFGSDAIPQCIISMCKSMSDMLEVAVLLKEVGLVHPSGRSAINIVPLFETIEDLQASSTIMDRMLSLHDYRRLVDSRGSVQEVMLGYSDSNKDGGFVTSGWELYKAEIGLVDVFERHGVRLRLFHGRGGSVGRGGGPSYDAIIAQPGGAVNGQIRITEQGEIISSKYSNAEVGRNNLEILAAATLEASLLHPRQSAPRREYLIAMDELSSLAFKAYRGLVYETDGFVDYFWASTVINEIATLNIGSRPASRKKTRAIEDLRAIPWVFSWAQCRLMLPGWYGFGSAVEQWIAEHPDKGMPFLKELYKEWPFFRMLLSNMDMVLAKSSIAIASRYAELVPDEALREKIFGRIRREWHSCIETLLDIMGQDRLLQGNPLLERSVRHRFPYLDPLNHVQVELLKEHRAQNPDEQVLRGIQLTINGISAGLRNTG; encoded by the coding sequence ATGTCCCTCCAGACCATATCGTCCGACACCCTCGACCAACGCCCCAACCGCCCCGAGGACGTCCTGGCGCTGGAGGCGGATGCGCGGCTGCGGGACGATATCCGCCTGCTCGGGCGCATCCTCGGCGACACCGTGCGCGACCAGGAGGGTGCCGAATTGTTCGATCTGGTCGAGCGCATCCGGCAGACATCGATCCGATTCCACCGCGATGAGGACCGGCTCGCCCGCCGCGAGCTCGAGCAGATCCTCGACAGCATGTCGACCTCGGAGACGGTGCGGATCGTCCGCGCCTTCAGCTATTTCTCCCACCTCGCCAACATCGCCGAGGACCAGAACAACATCCGCCAGATGCGCGCCAACAAGGGCGGCGGCTCCGGCGTGCTGGCCGAGACGCTCGCCCATGCGAGGGCTGCGGGCATCGGTGCCGACGCCCTTCGCAACTTCTTCAAGACCGCGCTGGTCAGCCCGGTGCTGACCGCGCATCCGACCGAGGTCCGCCGCAAGAGCACGATGGACCGCGAGATGGAGGTCGCCGCCCTGCTCGACCGCCGCGAGCGGGTCGCGCTGACCGCGGACGAGGCTGACGCCAGCGACGAGCAGCTCCGCCGCGAGGTGCTGACGCTGTGGCAGACCAATCTGCTGCGCCGGACCAAGCTCACCGTGCTCGACGAGGTCGCCAACGGCTTGTCGTTCTACGATTACACGTTTCTGCGCGAGGTGCCGCGGCTGGTCAACACGCTGGAGGACCGGCTGGAGGAGGGCGGCGAGCAGGCGGCCGGCGAGCTCGCCTCGTTCCTGCGCATGGGCAGCTGGATCGGCGGCGACCGCGACGGCAATCCCTTCGTCACCGCCGACGTGATGCGCGGCACGCTGCGGCTGCAGTCGAGCCGGGTGATGCAGTTCTATCTCAATGAGTTGCACGTGCTCGGCTCGGAATTGTCGATCGCGGCGCATCTCGCCGACGTCTCCGAGGAGCTGCGCACGCTGGCGGAGCGCTCGCCCGATACCTCGCCGCATCGGAGCGGCGAGCCGTATCGTCTTGCGGTCTCCGGCATCTATGCGCGCCTGACCGCAACGGCCGAAATGCTTCAGGTCGAGATCACGCGCCGGCCGGTCGGCAAGGGCGCGCCATATGACAGCGTCGGGGAGTTCAAGGCCGATCTTGACGTGCTGCACCGCTCGCTGATCTCCAACAACGCCGGTGTGATCGCCCGCGGCCGGCTGCGCCTGCTGCGGCGTGCGGTGGACTGCTTTGGATTCCATCTGGCGCGGCTGGACATCCGGCAGAACTCCGCAGTGCACGAGCGCACCATCGCCGAGCTGATGGACGCCGCCAACCCCGGCATGTCCTATCTCGCGCTCGGCGAGGACGCGCGCATCTCGCTGCTCACCAACGAGCTGCGCTCGACGCGCTCGCTGGTGTCGCCGTTCGTCAAGTACAGCGACGAGACCATGGGCGAGCTCAACGTCTTCCATGCCGCAGCAGAAGCGCATGCGAAGTTCGGCTCGGACGCCATTCCCCAATGCATCATCTCGATGTGCAAGAGCATGTCCGACATGCTCGAGGTCGCGGTGCTGCTCAAGGAGGTGGGGCTGGTGCATCCCTCGGGGCGCAGCGCCATCAATATCGTGCCGCTGTTCGAGACCATCGAGGATCTGCAGGCGTCTTCCACCATCATGGACCGCATGCTGTCGCTGCATGATTACCGCCGGCTGGTGGACAGCCGCGGCAGCGTGCAGGAGGTCATGCTGGGCTATTCCGACTCGAACAAGGACGGCGGCTTCGTCACTTCGGGCTGGGAGCTCTACAAGGCCGAGATCGGCCTCGTCGACGTGTTCGAGCGCCACGGCGTGCGCCTGCGTCTGTTCCATGGCCGCGGCGGTTCGGTCGGCCGCGGCGGCGGCCCGAGCTACGATGCCATCATCGCCCAGCCCGGCGGCGCGGTGAACGGCCAGATCCGCATCACCGAGCAGGGCGAGATCATCTCGTCGAAATACTCCAACGCCGAAGTTGGCCGCAACAATCTGGAGATCCTTGCCGCCGCGACTCTGGAGGCGAGCCTGTTGCATCCGCGCCAGAGCGCGCCGCGGCGCGAATATCTGATCGCGATGGACGAGCTTTCAAGTCTCGCCTTCAAGGCCTACCGCGGCCTCGTCTACGAGACCGACGGCTTCGTCGATTATTTCTGGGCGTCCACCGTCATCAACGAGATCGCGACGCTCAACATCGGCAGCCGCCCGGCCTCGCGCAAGAAGACTCGCGCGATCGAGGACCTTCGCGCCATCCCCTGGGTGTTCTCCTGGGCGCAATGCCGCCTGATGCTGCCCGGTTGGTACGGCTTTGGCAGCGCCGTCGAGCAGTGGATCGCGGAGCATCCCGACAAGGGCATGCCGTTCCTCAAGGAGCTCTACAAGGAATGGCCGTTCTTCCGCATGCTGCTGTCGAACATGGACATGGTGCTGGCGAAAAGCTCGATCGCGATCGCCTCGCGCTATGCCGAACTCGTGCCCGACGAAGCTCTGCGTGAAAAAATCTTCGGCCGCATCCGCCGCGAATGGCACTCCTGCATCGAGACGCTCTTGGACATCATGGGCCAGGACCGCCTGCTGCAAGGCAACCCGCTGCTGGAACGCTCGGTCCGCCACCGCTTCCCCTATCTCGACCCGCTCAACCACGTGCAGGTCGAACTGCTGAAGGAGCACCGCGCGCAGAACCCGGACGAGCAGGTCCTGCGCGGGATTCAGCTCACGATCAACGGGATATCGGCGGGGCTGAGGAATACGGGTTGA
- a CDS encoding SMP-30/gluconolactonase/LRE family protein, whose translation MTNPLTISTDVNEPVLARRTLLKGAAAVAATGVTMTAALGASVTPLGQTGAPTRSTAPLPLGPLPGSRYPDAHLESAKKGPPSFGPPGFPAFAGTMAVERVATGFRWAEGPVYFAAGRYLLFSDIPNNRIMRFSEDDGHVSVYRQPSMNSNGNTIDREGRLITCEHSGRRVTRTELDGSITIIADKFNGKRLNSPNDAVVTADGAIWFTDPAYGIGGFYEGIKAEPEQEKKNVYRVDPKSGEVKVVVDDFVEPNGLAISPDEKKLYICDTGFTDGPDNPSHIRVFDLDVAGGKVSNSKVFAEMPKPSITDGVRCDTEGRVWCSVGWGDANEDGVRCYTPSGELLGKIHIPETVANLCFGGQQRNRLYICGSTSLYAVYTSVQGAMKP comes from the coding sequence ATGACAAACCCACTGACCATCTCCACCGACGTCAATGAGCCTGTTCTCGCGCGCCGCACCCTGCTGAAGGGCGCGGCAGCAGTCGCGGCGACGGGCGTCACCATGACCGCAGCCCTGGGGGCGTCGGTAACGCCCTTGGGCCAGACGGGTGCACCGACAAGATCGACCGCGCCGCTGCCGTTGGGACCACTGCCGGGCAGCCGTTATCCGGACGCCCATTTGGAATCCGCCAAGAAGGGGCCGCCATCGTTTGGGCCCCCCGGCTTTCCCGCCTTTGCCGGCACCATGGCCGTCGAGCGCGTCGCAACGGGCTTCCGCTGGGCCGAGGGGCCAGTATATTTCGCGGCCGGGCGATACCTGCTATTCAGCGACATTCCGAATAATCGCATCATGCGCTTCTCGGAGGACGACGGCCACGTCAGTGTCTATCGCCAGCCCTCGATGAACTCGAACGGCAACACGATTGATCGCGAAGGACGCCTGATCACTTGCGAGCACAGCGGTCGGCGCGTGACGCGCACCGAACTCGACGGCTCGATCACCATCATCGCCGACAAGTTCAATGGCAAGCGACTGAACTCGCCCAACGATGCGGTCGTGACGGCCGATGGCGCAATCTGGTTCACCGATCCCGCCTACGGCATCGGCGGTTTCTACGAAGGAATCAAGGCCGAGCCCGAGCAGGAGAAGAAGAACGTCTACCGGGTCGATCCGAAGTCTGGAGAGGTCAAGGTCGTCGTCGACGACTTTGTCGAGCCGAACGGGCTTGCCATCTCGCCGGACGAGAAGAAGCTCTACATCTGCGACACCGGCTTCACGGATGGGCCCGACAACCCGTCGCATATCCGCGTGTTCGATCTCGACGTCGCCGGGGGCAAGGTGTCGAACAGCAAGGTGTTCGCAGAGATGCCAAAACCGAGCATCACCGATGGCGTCCGCTGTGACACCGAAGGACGCGTCTGGTGCTCGGTGGGCTGGGGGGACGCAAACGAAGACGGCGTACGCTGCTACACGCCCTCCGGCGAGTTGCTGGGCAAGATTCATATTCCGGAAACCGTCGCTAATTTGTGCTTCGGCGGTCAGCAGCGAAATAGGCTCTATATTTGTGGCTCGACATCGCTCTATGCCGTCTACACCAGTGTGCAGGGCGCGATGAAGCCGTGA
- a CDS encoding SDR family oxidoreductase, with protein MSKSLQDKVIIVTGAGRGIGREIALLCAGEGAKVVVNDPGVAADGAGTSAAPAEEVVEEIKKRGGTAVANFESVAEAIPASKIVKTATDHFGRLDGVVNNAGILRDMIFHKMSVEAFEAVIKVHLMGSFYVSHAAARIFREQESGSFVHFTSTSGLIGNFGQANYAAAKLGIVGLSKSIALDMGRFNVRSNCVSPFAWTRMIGTIPTETEAEKARVEKIKQMGPEKIAPVCAYLLSDAAKDVSGQIFGARMNELFLFSQNRPLRSVHRSEGWTPQSIAEHGMPALKGSFYKLDRSADIFPWDPV; from the coding sequence ATGAGCAAATCACTGCAAGACAAGGTCATCATCGTTACCGGCGCAGGCCGCGGCATCGGGCGGGAGATCGCGCTGCTTTGCGCTGGCGAGGGCGCCAAGGTCGTCGTCAACGATCCCGGCGTCGCCGCGGACGGCGCCGGCACCAGCGCCGCGCCCGCCGAGGAAGTGGTCGAGGAGATCAAGAAGCGCGGCGGCACCGCCGTCGCCAATTTCGAGTCGGTGGCCGAAGCCATCCCCGCCAGCAAGATCGTGAAGACTGCGACCGATCATTTCGGCCGGCTCGACGGCGTGGTCAACAATGCCGGCATCCTGCGCGACATGATCTTCCACAAGATGAGCGTGGAAGCGTTCGAGGCCGTCATCAAGGTGCATTTGATGGGCTCGTTCTACGTCAGCCACGCCGCGGCGCGGATCTTCCGCGAGCAGGAGAGCGGCTCCTTCGTCCACTTCACCTCGACCTCGGGCCTGATCGGCAACTTTGGACAAGCCAATTACGCCGCCGCCAAGCTCGGCATCGTCGGCCTGTCGAAGTCGATTGCGCTCGACATGGGCCGCTTCAACGTCCGTTCCAACTGCGTCTCGCCGTTCGCCTGGACCCGCATGATCGGCACCATCCCGACCGAGACCGAAGCCGAGAAGGCACGGGTCGAGAAGATCAAGCAGATGGGGCCGGAGAAGATCGCGCCGGTCTGCGCCTATCTGCTCTCCGACGCCGCCAAGGACGTCTCCGGGCAGATCTTTGGCGCACGCATGAACGAGCTGTTCCTGTTCAGCCAGAACCGCCCGCTGCGCTCGGTGCACCGGAGCGAAGGTTGGACGCCGCAATCGATCGCGGAACACGGCATGCCGGCGCTGAAAGGTTCGTTCTACAAGCTCGACCGCTCCGCCGACATCTTCCCTTGGGATCCCGTGTAA
- a CDS encoding thiolase, translating to MRSNQVAVVGAAETTELGVIPNASQLQLHADAALNAIADAGLKLSDIDGFATAVETPQQVCHYLGIKPTWVDGTSVGGCSFMLHVRHAAAAIEAGLCKTVLITHAESGKSMIGKAPRSIPADSLQGQFEAPFGVYGPPSMFPIPVLRFMKTYCITHEQLAAVAVVQREWAAKNPRAMMKDPITVADVLNSRMIAYPFRLLQCCLVTDGGGALILTSADRAKDFPRKPVYIMGTGESVETPMVSQMETFNSSRAFKTAGPLAFREAGIAHKDVDHLMIYDAFAHLPLFGLGDLGFMPHEETGKFIADGNTRPGGKLPLNTNGGGLSYMHSGMYGMYALQESVRQMRGIAPAQVANAKISVCHGVGGMFAASGTIVFTNER from the coding sequence ATGCGCAGCAATCAGGTTGCCGTCGTCGGCGCGGCCGAGACCACCGAGCTCGGTGTCATTCCCAACGCCTCGCAGCTCCAGCTTCACGCGGATGCGGCGCTCAATGCCATTGCCGATGCCGGCCTGAAGCTGTCGGACATCGACGGCTTCGCCACCGCCGTCGAGACACCGCAGCAGGTCTGCCACTATCTCGGCATCAAGCCGACCTGGGTGGACGGCACCTCGGTCGGCGGCTGCTCCTTCATGCTGCACGTCCGCCATGCCGCCGCGGCGATCGAGGCCGGCCTCTGCAAGACCGTGCTGATCACCCATGCCGAGAGCGGCAAGTCGATGATCGGCAAGGCGCCGCGCTCGATCCCCGCCGACAGCCTGCAAGGCCAGTTCGAGGCGCCATTCGGCGTCTACGGCCCGCCCAGCATGTTCCCGATCCCCGTGCTGCGCTTCATGAAGACCTATTGCATCACGCACGAGCAGCTCGCCGCGGTCGCGGTGGTGCAGCGGGAATGGGCGGCGAAGAATCCGCGCGCGATGATGAAGGACCCGATCACGGTCGCCGACGTCCTCAACTCGCGCATGATCGCCTACCCGTTCCGCCTGCTGCAATGCTGCCTCGTCACCGACGGCGGCGGCGCGCTGATCCTGACCTCGGCGGACCGTGCCAAGGATTTTCCGCGCAAGCCGGTCTACATCATGGGCACCGGCGAGAGCGTGGAGACGCCGATGGTCAGCCAGATGGAGACTTTTAATTCCTCGCGCGCGTTCAAGACCGCGGGACCGCTGGCGTTCAGGGAGGCCGGCATCGCGCACAAGGACGTCGATCATCTCATGATCTACGACGCGTTCGCGCATCTGCCGCTGTTCGGCCTCGGCGATCTCGGCTTCATGCCGCACGAGGAGACCGGCAAGTTCATCGCCGACGGCAACACGCGCCCGGGCGGCAAGCTGCCGCTCAACACCAATGGCGGCGGATTGAGCTACATGCATTCGGGCATGTACGGCATGTACGCGCTCCAGGAGAGCGTCCGCCAGATGCGCGGCATTGCGCCGGCGCAGGTGGCGAATGCGAAGATTTCGGTGTGCCACGGCGTCGGCGGCATGTTCGCCGCGTCGGGCACGATCGTGTTTACGAACGAGAGGTAA
- a CDS encoding OB-fold domain-containing protein, protein MAEPQRARPKPTPETQHFWDGTKAGELRLQRCDACAHVYFPPRPFCPSCASRKVSIFKASGKGFLYSYVINHRPAAPGFTPPYAIAVVELAEGPRMMSNIIDCPQTPEALELDMKLEVSFETLDDKITLPVFRPAKG, encoded by the coding sequence ATGGCCGAACCGCAGCGCGCGCGACCGAAACCGACGCCCGAGACCCAGCATTTCTGGGACGGTACCAAGGCGGGTGAGTTGCGCCTGCAGCGCTGCGACGCCTGCGCGCATGTCTATTTTCCGCCGCGCCCGTTCTGCCCGTCCTGCGCCTCGCGCAAGGTCAGCATCTTCAAGGCGAGTGGCAAGGGCTTCCTCTACAGCTACGTGATCAACCATCGTCCCGCCGCGCCCGGCTTCACGCCGCCTTACGCGATCGCCGTGGTTGAACTTGCCGAGGGACCGCGGATGATGAGCAACATCATCGACTGCCCGCAGACGCCGGAGGCGCTCGAGCTCGACATGAAGCTCGAGGTCTCCTTCGAGACGCTCGACGACAAGATCACCCTCCCCGTGTTCCGTCCGGCGAAGGGGTAA
- a CDS encoding amidase, which produces MPDFSTLTKLAEDLESGRTTSRKLVEACIAKIADPAGEGQRAFIHVDKDAALVAADAMDGLRKVKAAPSRYAGIPVSIKDLFDIKGQVTRAGSRALDDSSPAEQDAPTVARLRKAGFVVIGRTNMTEFAYSGIGINPHYGTPKGVWNRAEGHVPGGSSSGAAVSVLDGMAHGALGTDTGGSCRIPAAYNGIVGYKPTQRRVPLDGAVPLSFSLDSIGPLARSVSCCAILDAVLANEPIAPLKPRPVKGMRLAVPTTIALDDLDAAVAATFERALKSLADHGAIIERIEMAEFHDIGPMNAKGGFAASESYAWHRYLLTSKGDVYDPRVSVRIMRGEAQSAADYIDLLHERRSLIARVNARIAPYDALVLPTTANTPPKISDLADDKAFTRENLRALRNCTLINMIDGCAISLPAHREGEIPVGLMLAGAGGSDRRIFELAAGMEAVIRV; this is translated from the coding sequence ATGCCCGATTTTTCGACACTGACGAAGCTCGCCGAAGACCTCGAAAGCGGCCGGACCACCTCCCGCAAGCTGGTCGAGGCTTGCATCGCCAAAATCGCCGACCCGGCCGGCGAGGGGCAGCGTGCCTTCATCCATGTCGACAAGGACGCCGCGCTTGTGGCGGCCGATGCGATGGACGGTTTGCGCAAGGTGAAGGCGGCGCCGTCGCGCTACGCCGGTATCCCGGTCTCGATCAAGGATCTCTTCGACATCAAGGGCCAGGTGACGCGCGCCGGCTCCCGCGCGCTCGACGATTCCTCCCCGGCCGAACAGGATGCCCCCACGGTGGCGCGGCTGCGCAAGGCCGGCTTCGTCGTGATCGGGCGCACCAACATGACCGAGTTCGCCTATTCCGGCATCGGCATCAATCCGCATTACGGCACGCCAAAGGGCGTCTGGAACCGGGCCGAGGGCCACGTGCCGGGCGGGTCGTCCTCGGGCGCCGCGGTTTCCGTGCTCGACGGCATGGCGCATGGCGCGCTCGGCACCGACACCGGCGGCTCCTGCCGGATTCCGGCGGCCTATAACGGCATCGTCGGCTACAAGCCGACGCAGCGGCGCGTGCCGCTCGACGGGGCTGTGCCGCTGTCGTTCTCGCTCGACAGCATCGGGCCGCTGGCACGATCGGTCAGTTGCTGTGCCATTCTCGATGCCGTGCTTGCGAACGAGCCAATCGCCCCGCTGAAGCCCCGGCCCGTCAAGGGCATGCGGCTGGCGGTCCCGACCACGATCGCGCTCGACGACCTCGACGCGGCTGTGGCCGCGACATTCGAGCGTGCACTCAAGAGCCTTGCCGATCATGGTGCGATCATCGAGCGCATCGAGATGGCCGAATTCCACGACATCGGGCCGATGAACGCCAAGGGCGGCTTTGCGGCTTCCGAAAGCTATGCCTGGCATCGCTACCTCCTCACGTCCAAGGGCGACGTCTACGATCCCCGAGTCTCCGTGCGCATCATGCGTGGCGAGGCGCAGAGCGCGGCGGACTACATCGATCTTCTCCACGAGCGCCGCTCGCTGATCGCCCGCGTCAATGCGCGCATCGCGCCCTATGATGCGCTGGTGCTGCCGACCACCGCCAACACGCCGCCGAAAATTTCGGATCTTGCCGACGACAAGGCGTTCACCAGGGAAAACCTGCGGGCGCTCCGCAACTGCACCCTGATCAACATGATCGACGGCTGCGCCATCTCGCTGCCTGCGCATCGCGAGGGCGAGATTCCGGTCGGCCTGATGCTGGCGGGCGCGGGCGGATCGGACCGCCGTATCTTCGAGCTTGCTGCCGGCATGGAGGCCGTAATTCGTGTTTGA